The Allorhodopirellula heiligendammensis genome includes a window with the following:
- a CDS encoding TlpA disulfide reductase family protein: MLTSTAKKKVFPVMDVQTILPTQLRFHANRMWFCALFLFSASPAWAAPPSAAAALGLKPVQDGVVYELVKDDQVDRCTVRDIDRSDWSGWEVVAADGTMLRRFADTNGDKRIDLWSYFQYGVEVYRDIDANFNGKADQYRWMATGGTRWGIDANEDGTIDNWKVISAEETTMELIAALATQNSNRFAALLASPADIENAGIRGDIQETLTRKAARAAVKFKEFAGSQDTVDSQSKWLQFAATSPGLMPAGEAGFEKDVLAYENAVAMFESGDRSGQLLVGTIMRAGDAWKLLDLPVLAEKGEPIAQAGGNFFTPGGTSAGAAAGSNAGDTKTQILVSKLEAIDTEMAQTTEVKDLAAQNKQRADVVASLIEAATTPEERDTWTRQLVDTVSVAVQSGAYPDGLARLKTLAKSLGQSQSPQTEALRAYTEYQLIGTEYIARQSPDADFAKIQEWWLGELNEFASRHPQAPETAQAKLQLALSKEFEGQDGDALKFYKQVATDFRGTGAAERAAGAIVRLQSVGKEVDLEGTTIQGKPFRLSQLRGRPVVLHYWATWCEPCKQDMKRLRSLQARYQRAGLQIVGVNIDNSREQAIAYLKENSLPWIQLYEDGGLEGSPLAKQFGVQTLPTMMLIDSKGRVVRHNIGEAELDDELAELVK; this comes from the coding sequence GTGCTCACTTCCACGGCCAAGAAAAAAGTATTCCCAGTGATGGACGTTCAGACGATTTTGCCAACCCAACTGCGTTTCCACGCCAATCGAATGTGGTTTTGTGCATTGTTTCTGTTTTCCGCCTCCCCGGCGTGGGCGGCACCGCCTTCAGCCGCTGCGGCCCTCGGGCTCAAACCGGTGCAAGATGGAGTGGTTTACGAATTAGTCAAGGACGATCAAGTCGACCGCTGTACGGTGCGCGACATCGACCGCAGTGACTGGTCGGGCTGGGAAGTCGTCGCTGCCGACGGCACGATGTTGAGACGCTTCGCTGATACCAATGGCGATAAAAGAATCGACTTGTGGAGCTATTTTCAATACGGTGTTGAGGTCTACCGCGACATCGATGCCAATTTCAATGGTAAGGCCGACCAGTATCGCTGGATGGCTACCGGCGGCACGCGGTGGGGGATTGATGCCAATGAAGACGGCACCATTGATAACTGGAAAGTTATCTCAGCCGAGGAGACCACCATGGAGTTGATTGCGGCGCTGGCGACACAGAATTCGAATCGCTTTGCTGCTCTGTTGGCATCTCCTGCGGATATCGAGAATGCAGGCATCCGTGGTGATATCCAGGAAACGCTGACTCGCAAGGCAGCTCGGGCAGCAGTGAAATTCAAAGAGTTTGCCGGATCGCAAGACACCGTCGACAGTCAATCGAAGTGGCTGCAGTTCGCTGCGACGTCGCCTGGCCTGATGCCGGCCGGTGAGGCCGGGTTTGAGAAAGACGTGTTGGCGTATGAAAACGCCGTTGCCATGTTTGAATCAGGTGACCGATCCGGGCAATTACTGGTGGGCACGATCATGCGAGCGGGTGATGCCTGGAAGCTGCTCGACCTTCCCGTGTTGGCAGAGAAAGGCGAACCGATCGCTCAGGCAGGTGGTAATTTCTTCACGCCCGGTGGCACTTCCGCAGGTGCAGCGGCGGGGTCGAATGCAGGTGATACCAAAACTCAAATCCTCGTCAGCAAGCTCGAAGCGATCGATACCGAGATGGCGCAGACGACTGAGGTCAAGGACCTAGCCGCTCAGAACAAACAACGTGCTGATGTGGTTGCTAGTTTGATCGAAGCCGCCACGACACCAGAGGAACGTGACACCTGGACCCGCCAACTTGTCGATACGGTCAGCGTCGCCGTGCAAAGCGGTGCCTATCCCGATGGTCTGGCTCGGCTCAAAACGCTCGCGAAGTCGCTGGGGCAATCGCAAAGCCCGCAAACCGAAGCGCTGCGGGCCTACACCGAGTATCAATTGATTGGCACCGAATACATCGCTCGCCAGAGTCCCGACGCGGACTTTGCTAAAATCCAAGAGTGGTGGCTAGGTGAGCTCAACGAGTTTGCTTCACGGCACCCGCAGGCTCCTGAAACCGCGCAAGCTAAACTGCAGTTGGCATTGAGCAAAGAGTTTGAAGGGCAAGACGGCGATGCACTCAAATTCTACAAACAAGTCGCTACGGATTTCCGGGGGACGGGGGCTGCTGAACGAGCCGCCGGAGCGATCGTGCGATTGCAATCAGTCGGCAAAGAAGTCGACTTGGAAGGCACGACAATTCAAGGCAAACCGTTCCGGCTGAGCCAACTGCGAGGTCGTCCGGTCGTGTTGCATTACTGGGCGACATGGTGTGAACCCTGCAAGCAGGACATGAAACGTCTGCGCAGTCTCCAGGCTCGTTACCAGCGTGCTGGGCTGCAAATTGTAGGTGTGAATATCGACAACTCACGCGAGCAGGCGATCGCATACCTGAAAGAAAACTCGCTGCCGTGGATCCAGTTGTATGAAGACGGGGGCCTCGAAGGCAGTCCGCTCGCCAAGCAGTTCGGAGTCCAAACGCTGCCCACCATGATGCTGATCGACAGCAAGGGGCGCGTCGTACGCCACAATATTGGCGAAGCCGAACTCGACGATGAGCTCGCCGAGCTCGTGAAGTAA
- a CDS encoding thioredoxin family protein, translating to MVRTASTMMPLGTAAPDFSLPETDGGTVSLSDFKDSKALLVVFLCNHCPYVKHVAEQLKLLSDEYMQHGVGIVGINSNDIDKYPEDNFAAMKAEKAERNYAFPYALDEDQSIAIAYGAACTPDFFLFDAQHQLTYRGQLDGSRPKSGEPVTGVDLRAALDETLAGRTAAIDQKPSIGCNIKWKPGNEPAYFDPTGSANK from the coding sequence ATGGTTCGCACTGCTTCGACAATGATGCCGCTGGGCACGGCAGCTCCCGATTTTTCGCTTCCCGAAACCGATGGCGGCACGGTATCGCTGTCGGATTTCAAAGACAGCAAAGCGTTGTTGGTGGTATTCCTATGCAATCATTGCCCCTACGTCAAACACGTCGCCGAGCAGCTCAAGCTGCTCAGCGATGAGTACATGCAGCATGGCGTTGGCATTGTCGGGATCAACAGCAATGATATCGACAAGTATCCTGAGGACAATTTTGCGGCGATGAAAGCTGAGAAAGCGGAGCGGAATTATGCATTTCCCTACGCACTGGACGAGGATCAGTCGATCGCAATCGCATATGGCGCCGCTTGCACACCTGATTTTTTCCTGTTTGACGCCCAGCATCAGTTGACCTACCGCGGGCAACTCGACGGGAGTCGACCGAAATCCGGCGAGCCTGTAACGGGCGTGGACCTCCGTGCGGCTCTGGATGAGACGCTGGCCGGACGGACGGCAGCGATCGATCAAAAACCGTCGATCGGCTGCAACATCAAATGGAAGCCCGGCAACGAACCCGCCTACTTTGACCCCACCGGCAGTGCTAACAAATAG
- a CDS encoding S1C family serine protease, with product MLTALGAIPCERASAQETGTPFSRIGPINTDESFYQPGPFPRTEPVPRATLGSIPGRSQADAQRDQLYSELAEEVAQFDRLGNLVRHVSQLVKPSVIHIEAHKVTGKGPSSESYDEAGSGVVLEISGERWVMTNRHVIHGATVDQITMRTSDGRRWSPERILMDASTDVAVMKLAAFSGSSREGGSRPLASPQSLPPAARLADSNRVQIGDFVIAIGSPFGLSHSVTFGIMSAKGRRDLSLGEERIDLQDFFQTDAAINPGNSGGPLLNLRGEVIGLNTAIASSSGGSEGIGFAIPINMAARVAEELIAHGQLRRGYLGVTLDPEFAATEFPTAAGQYASMKVSPDAAIDVYRDNELKFGGARVKNVRAGSPAESARLQKDDIILQFDGYRIEDDDHLVARVGMAPTGQPIEMVILRDGKRYRTEVTLKQMQ from the coding sequence ATGCTCACCGCCCTAGGTGCGATTCCCTGTGAACGGGCATCGGCCCAGGAGACTGGTACCCCGTTCTCGCGAATCGGCCCCATCAATACCGACGAATCGTTCTACCAGCCCGGACCGTTTCCCCGGACCGAGCCGGTGCCACGAGCTACCCTCGGAAGTATCCCCGGACGCAGCCAAGCCGACGCTCAGCGAGACCAGCTGTACAGCGAACTGGCCGAAGAAGTCGCTCAATTTGACCGTTTGGGGAATTTGGTCCGGCATGTGTCCCAACTGGTGAAACCCAGCGTGATCCATATCGAAGCTCACAAGGTAACGGGTAAGGGGCCTTCATCAGAGTCATACGACGAAGCCGGCAGCGGCGTCGTACTGGAAATTTCCGGCGAACGCTGGGTAATGACCAACCGTCACGTGATCCACGGCGCGACCGTGGACCAGATCACGATGCGTACTAGCGATGGGCGACGATGGAGCCCCGAACGGATTCTGATGGATGCGAGCACCGATGTGGCGGTCATGAAATTAGCCGCGTTCTCAGGATCATCCCGCGAAGGCGGCAGTCGCCCGCTGGCATCCCCACAATCGCTGCCCCCAGCGGCTCGGTTGGCCGATAGCAATCGCGTTCAAATCGGTGACTTCGTAATCGCGATCGGCAGTCCCTTCGGCCTCAGTCATTCGGTCACCTTCGGTATCATGAGCGCAAAAGGACGACGTGATTTATCGTTAGGCGAAGAGCGCATCGACCTCCAAGATTTCTTCCAGACCGATGCTGCGATCAATCCAGGTAATAGCGGCGGGCCCTTGCTCAATCTTCGTGGTGAGGTGATCGGGTTGAACACAGCCATCGCCAGCAGCAGTGGTGGCAGCGAAGGCATCGGATTTGCAATACCAATCAATATGGCCGCGCGGGTTGCCGAAGAACTCATCGCCCATGGGCAGCTGCGACGCGGCTATCTCGGCGTGACCTTGGATCCCGAGTTCGCTGCCACCGAGTTCCCCACCGCCGCGGGTCAATACGCGTCAATGAAGGTCAGCCCCGACGCGGCGATCGACGTGTACCGAGACAACGAGCTAAAATTTGGCGGAGCCCGCGTCAAGAACGTCCGGGCGGGCTCGCCTGCCGAATCCGCCCGACTGCAGAAAGACGACATCATCTTGCAGTTTGACGGCTATCGCATCGAAGATGACGACCACCTCGTCGCCCGCGTGGGCATGGCACCCACCGGTCAGCCGATTGAGATGGTGATTCTTCGCGATGGCAAACGATACCGCACCGAAGTCACCCTGAAGCAGATGCAGTAG
- a CDS encoding dienelactone hydrolase family protein, producing the protein MNRKQASEFDQEVLDLYDDFAHGRLSRRDYVTRLAKFAVGGLTVETLLSNLSPNYAWAQQVDPSDSRIKTETIRYSSPQGAGEMKGLMAWPAEGNKFPAVLVVHENRGLNPYIEDVTRRLAVAGFLALAPDALTPLGGYPGNDDEGRSMQAKRDREEMMQDFIAAAKLLDTHPLSTGKVGAVGFCYGGGVVNELAVQLPNIIDAGVPFYGSQPSAEDVAKIKAPLLIQNAGLDRRILAGAPAFEETLKQNDVLFEAHVYEGVNHGFHNDTTPRYDKAAAELAWQRTIAWFKQHLT; encoded by the coding sequence ATGAATCGCAAACAAGCCTCCGAGTTCGACCAAGAGGTTCTCGACCTGTACGATGATTTTGCTCACGGCAGACTGTCTCGCCGTGATTATGTCACCCGCCTGGCAAAATTTGCCGTTGGCGGGCTGACGGTAGAGACGCTGCTCTCGAACCTCAGCCCTAATTATGCATGGGCGCAGCAGGTTGACCCGAGCGATTCACGAATCAAGACGGAAACGATTCGTTACTCATCGCCACAGGGTGCCGGCGAAATGAAGGGGCTGATGGCTTGGCCCGCTGAAGGCAATAAATTTCCTGCCGTGCTTGTCGTTCATGAGAACCGCGGTCTGAACCCTTACATCGAAGATGTGACGCGTCGACTCGCCGTGGCGGGGTTTTTGGCGCTGGCTCCCGATGCCCTAACACCGTTGGGTGGCTATCCAGGGAACGATGATGAGGGTCGGTCGATGCAGGCCAAGCGAGACCGTGAGGAGATGATGCAAGACTTCATCGCCGCCGCGAAATTGCTCGACACCCATCCGCTGTCGACAGGTAAAGTGGGGGCGGTCGGCTTCTGTTATGGCGGCGGTGTCGTCAACGAGCTCGCCGTGCAGCTTCCCAACATCATCGATGCGGGCGTGCCGTTTTACGGTAGCCAACCCAGCGCCGAAGATGTGGCCAAGATCAAGGCACCGCTGCTGATCCAAAACGCAGGTCTTGATCGACGAATCCTCGCCGGGGCACCCGCCTTCGAGGAAACGCTCAAACAGAACGATGTGCTCTTCGAGGCACATGTGTATGAGGGCGTCAATCATGGCTTTCACAATGACACGACGCCTCGCTACGACAAAGCGGCGGCTGAATTGGCCTGGCAGCGTACCATCGCTTGGTTCAAGCAACACCTGACCTAA
- a CDS encoding serine/threonine-protein kinase, with translation MKSSKNPDAESAGVSADVDCDEWLEQSLTRLESRGPVSVARDLLSAMPPTIRHSDSACKKLIVRELIKLDMALSAYQGHVRSLDFYCDDVLACDAVTSDLIFEYLQLARQFGADVDFANLNRRYPKGSCSIGQLIAEGNWMGDRSAKLIRRYRVGEKLDDFEILRFLGSGSFADVYLARQMSIGRLVALKVSSRSEDEIKMLSRLDHPNIVRVFDHRVVSGDSSTTSTMSLIYMQFHPGGTLADVIAWRSAMPESSSRTGQVFLDCIDGRLFDLAQPPPDQSSTRMFLSDASIPSAVAWIGIQIFRSLAHAHQRGVLHRDIKPANVLLTAEGIPKLADFNASQASAADVSVGSVFVGEGTLSRSTSQAGIGGSLAYMSPEHLRAMRKQFDRDSELTGVHVVDHHADIYSTSMLLFELWRGHRPFGNAQPAATTVQAIDEQLELRFRPILLENSITVENADQTFADRLLESILQRALSPDPSDRFKNASAMEGQLRLVLHPNTARLFDPPAGSIARRLLSLPIWLNACVVLLVPNVAAMFTNFHYNRNQVLSDESVRLELDAISWAINLAVMPVVILLAIYYSRSITQSIISVSSGDAPSHERMDDTLDLGHIAAVIGATLWAASGVTIPLLLSLEADGFDRFNAVHMFASSLGCGGFAIIYPYFAMTTLASWVYYPRYLLHTLRDEGFEARRQRIVRRGQYYLTAASLLPMVVAAGMIASEAASATAIIAVLLIGASGLIISNALHHRTLSVWGRLSTWMSVE, from the coding sequence TTGAAGTCTAGCAAAAATCCCGATGCCGAGTCTGCCGGCGTGTCCGCCGACGTTGACTGCGACGAATGGTTGGAACAGTCTCTGACCCGCCTGGAGAGTCGTGGGCCTGTTTCCGTGGCTAGGGATCTGCTGTCGGCGATGCCTCCAACAATTCGGCATTCTGACTCTGCCTGCAAAAAATTGATTGTCCGGGAATTGATCAAGCTGGATATGGCGTTGTCAGCGTATCAAGGACACGTACGAAGCCTGGACTTTTATTGCGATGACGTCCTCGCCTGTGACGCTGTCACATCCGATTTGATTTTTGAATACCTTCAATTGGCGAGGCAGTTCGGGGCCGATGTCGACTTCGCAAATCTGAATCGTCGATATCCGAAGGGATCGTGTTCGATCGGTCAGCTCATCGCCGAGGGCAATTGGATGGGTGACCGCTCGGCCAAGCTGATCCGACGCTACCGCGTCGGAGAGAAGCTGGACGATTTTGAAATTCTGCGGTTTCTGGGAAGCGGTTCGTTCGCGGATGTTTATCTTGCGAGACAGATGTCGATTGGGCGATTGGTTGCCCTGAAGGTTTCGTCCAGGAGTGAAGACGAAATCAAAATGCTATCGCGTTTGGACCATCCCAACATCGTTCGCGTTTTTGATCACCGCGTGGTCAGCGGCGATTCGTCGACGACTTCCACGATGTCGTTAATCTACATGCAATTTCACCCCGGCGGCACACTCGCCGATGTGATCGCATGGCGATCTGCGATGCCCGAATCTTCATCACGGACTGGACAGGTTTTCTTAGACTGCATTGATGGGCGTCTTTTCGATTTGGCTCAACCGCCGCCTGATCAATCCTCCACGCGGATGTTCTTGAGCGACGCGAGCATTCCCTCAGCGGTTGCTTGGATCGGTATTCAAATTTTTCGGTCGCTCGCTCATGCGCATCAACGCGGAGTTCTGCATCGAGACATCAAACCGGCCAATGTTCTATTAACGGCTGAAGGTATTCCGAAATTGGCGGACTTCAATGCCAGCCAAGCTTCAGCGGCGGATGTTTCGGTCGGCAGTGTTTTCGTTGGCGAGGGCACGCTATCCAGGTCAACGAGTCAGGCGGGTATCGGCGGCTCGCTGGCTTACATGTCGCCGGAACACTTGCGCGCAATGAGGAAGCAATTCGATCGTGATTCGGAACTGACTGGCGTCCACGTGGTTGATCATCATGCCGATATTTACTCGACATCGATGTTGCTATTTGAATTGTGGCGGGGCCACCGACCGTTCGGGAATGCCCAGCCTGCAGCCACCACCGTACAAGCGATCGACGAACAATTGGAGTTGCGTTTCAGGCCGATATTGCTTGAGAACTCGATCACTGTAGAAAATGCAGATCAGACTTTCGCCGACCGACTATTGGAATCGATCCTGCAACGTGCGTTGTCTCCTGATCCCTCGGACCGATTCAAAAATGCATCGGCCATGGAGGGGCAATTGCGGTTGGTTCTGCATCCGAATACCGCGCGGCTGTTTGACCCGCCCGCTGGCTCGATTGCACGCCGACTTTTGTCCCTGCCGATTTGGTTGAACGCGTGTGTCGTTCTGCTCGTTCCCAATGTGGCAGCGATGTTCACGAACTTCCACTACAACCGCAACCAAGTGCTTAGTGATGAGTCGGTGCGTCTGGAGTTGGATGCCATTTCGTGGGCGATCAACCTCGCCGTGATGCCGGTTGTGATCCTGCTAGCTATCTATTATTCAAGAAGCATTACGCAATCGATTATAAGCGTATCGAGCGGAGACGCACCCTCGCATGAACGCATGGATGATACACTCGATCTCGGTCACATCGCTGCCGTCATTGGTGCCACGTTGTGGGCTGCATCAGGAGTGACGATCCCGCTTCTATTGAGTCTCGAGGCGGATGGTTTCGATCGTTTCAATGCCGTGCATATGTTCGCGTCGTCGCTCGGTTGTGGCGGATTCGCGATCATCTATCCCTATTTCGCGATGACGACATTAGCGAGTTGGGTATACTATCCACGATACCTCCTGCACACACTTCGTGACGAAGGCTTTGAAGCTCGTCGTCAACGGATTGTTCGCCGAGGTCAATACTATCTGACAGCGGCTTCGTTGCTTCCCATGGTGGTGGCAGCCGGTATGATTGCCAGCGAGGCGGCGTCAGCCACAGCGATCATCGCCGTTCTGCTGATCGGAGCCAGCGGCCTGATCATATCCAATGCACTTCATCACCGCACGCTGAGCGTCTGGGGACGTTTGTCGACATGGATGTCCGTCGAATGA